Proteins encoded together in one Flavobacteriales bacterium window:
- the clpP gene encoding ATP-dependent Clp endopeptidase proteolytic subunit ClpP: protein MHPPDEFLKYAVKHRGIPGTTLGDYITASLTPYIIEERKLNVAQMDVFSRLMMDRIIFLGTAVDDEVANIIQAQLLFLESVDAKKDIQIYLNSPGGGVYAGLGIYDTMQYINPDVATICTGMAASFGAVLLCAGAKGKRSALKHARVMIHQPLGGTQGQASDMEIAINEVRKVKKELYTIISEHTGQPYERIEKDSDRDHWMTSAEAKDYGLIDELLVRSR from the coding sequence ATGCATCCACCCGACGAGTTCCTCAAGTACGCCGTGAAGCATCGCGGCATCCCCGGCACCACGCTGGGCGACTACATCACCGCATCCCTCACCCCGTACATCATCGAGGAGCGCAAGCTGAACGTGGCGCAGATGGACGTGTTCAGCCGGCTGATGATGGACCGCATCATCTTCCTGGGCACGGCGGTGGATGACGAGGTGGCCAACATCATCCAGGCACAGCTGCTCTTCCTGGAGAGCGTGGATGCCAAGAAGGACATCCAGATCTACCTGAACAGCCCGGGCGGCGGGGTGTACGCGGGGCTTGGGATCTATGACACGATGCAGTACATCAACCCCGATGTGGCGACCATCTGCACCGGCATGGCCGCCAGCTTCGGGGCCGTGCTGCTGTGCGCCGGCGCCAAGGGCAAGCGCAGCGCCCTGAAGCATGCCCGGGTGATGATCCATCAGCCGCTGGGCGGCACCCAGGGCCAGGCCTCGGACATGGAGATCGCCATCAACGAGGTGCGGAAGGTGAAGAAGGAGCTCTACACGATCATCAGCGAGCACACGGGACAGCCCTATGAGCGCATCGAGAAGGACAGCGACCGCGACCACTGGATGACCTCCGCGGAGGCGAAGGACTACGGGCTCATCGACGAGCTGCTCGTCCGGTCGCGCTGA
- a CDS encoding DUF3127 domain-containing protein gives MAQVTITGTVKVVGKTQEVSPSFRKRELVITEPSGQRPQHIPIEFTQDRTGLLDPYKPGDEVSVTCYVNGREWTGRDGVTKYFLSLSGNRIDRTGAAAPSAPAGGGFQAAPPPTMADMPAGDEDDLPF, from the coding sequence ATGGCACAAGTCACCATCACCGGCACCGTCAAGGTGGTCGGCAAGACGCAGGAGGTCAGCCCCTCCTTCCGCAAGCGCGAGCTCGTGATCACCGAACCGTCCGGTCAACGGCCGCAGCACATCCCCATCGAGTTCACCCAGGACCGCACCGGCCTGCTCGATCCGTACAAACCCGGTGATGAAGTGAGCGTGACCTGCTACGTGAACGGCCGCGAATGGACCGGGCGCGACGGGGTGACGAAATACTTCCTGAGCCTGAGCGGCAACCGGATCGACCGCACCGGCGCCGCGGCACCATCGGCGCCTGCAGGAGGCGGGTTCCAGGCCGCACCGCCGCCCACCATGGCGGACATGCCGGCCGGCGACGAGGACGACCTTCCGTTCTAA
- the clpP gene encoding ATP-dependent Clp endopeptidase proteolytic subunit ClpP — translation MFPKDEFLKYAVKHRGISSTTLGGYITSSMTPYIIEERQLNVAQMDVFSRLMMDRIIFLGTAINDQVANIIQAQLLFLESVDAKKDIQIYLNSPGGGVYAGLGIYDTMQYINPDVATICTGMAASMGAVLLCAGTKGKRSALKHARVMIHQPMGGAEGQASDMEITVNEIKKLKKELYEIISNHSGQPFEKVEKDGDRDYWMVAEEAKAYGMIDELLVKHTK, via the coding sequence ATGTTCCCCAAGGACGAATTCCTCAAGTACGCGGTGAAGCACCGCGGCATCTCCAGCACCACGCTGGGAGGCTACATCACCAGCTCGATGACCCCGTACATCATCGAGGAACGCCAGTTGAACGTGGCGCAGATGGACGTGTTCAGCCGGCTGATGATGGACCGCATCATCTTTCTGGGCACGGCCATCAACGACCAGGTGGCCAACATCATCCAGGCCCAGTTGCTGTTCCTGGAGAGCGTGGACGCCAAGAAGGACATCCAGATCTACCTGAACAGCCCGGGCGGTGGCGTGTATGCCGGGCTGGGCATCTACGATACGATGCAGTACATCAACCCCGATGTGGCCACCATCTGCACGGGCATGGCCGCCAGCATGGGTGCGGTGCTGCTGTGCGCCGGGACCAAGGGCAAGCGCAGCGCGCTGAAGCATGCGCGGGTGATGATCCACCAGCCGATGGGCGGGGCCGAGGGCCAGGCCTCGGACATGGAGATCACCGTGAACGAGATCAAGAAGCTCAAGAAGGAGCTGTACGAGATCATCAGCAATCACAGCGGCCAGCCGTTCGAGAAGGTGGAGAAGGACGGTGACCGCGATTACTGGATGGTCGCCGAGGAGGCCAAAGCCTACGGAATGATCGATGAGCTGCTGGTGAAGCATACGAAGTAA
- a CDS encoding SDR family oxidoreductase, whose translation MSGWDLNGKRALVTGGTRGIGAATVEELRDLGADVILAVRNAPDDPACIAADITTSEGRPRIVRVVRERWGALDILVNNAGTNVRKPWSQLGPGEQEVVVGTNLLGPAELLRALHPLLRKGSAPAVVNVASVAGFVDVGSGAAYAMSKAALLQLTRSLAVEWAPDGIRVNAVAPWYIRTPLTEPVLSQPERLERILQRTPLKRVGEPAEVASAIAFLCMTKASFITGHCLVADGGLLSLGL comes from the coding sequence ATGTCCGGCTGGGACCTGAACGGAAAACGCGCCCTGGTGACCGGAGGTACGCGCGGCATCGGCGCGGCCACCGTGGAGGAGCTGCGGGACCTGGGCGCCGACGTGATCCTTGCGGTCCGCAACGCCCCGGACGACCCGGCCTGCATCGCCGCTGATATCACCACCTCGGAGGGCCGTCCGCGCATCGTGCGGGTGGTGCGGGAACGCTGGGGAGCGCTGGACATCCTGGTGAACAACGCCGGCACGAACGTGCGCAAACCGTGGTCACAGCTAGGTCCGGGGGAGCAGGAGGTCGTGGTCGGCACCAACCTGCTCGGACCCGCGGAGCTGTTGCGGGCCTTGCATCCTCTGCTGAGGAAGGGCTCGGCACCGGCCGTGGTGAACGTGGCCAGTGTGGCCGGCTTCGTGGACGTGGGCAGTGGCGCCGCGTACGCGATGAGCAAGGCCGCCCTGCTCCAGCTCACCCGGAGCCTTGCGGTGGAGTGGGCACCTGACGGCATCCGGGTGAACGCCGTGGCCCCGTGGTACATCCGCACGCCCCTGACCGAACCGGTCCTGTCGCAGCCCGAGCGCCTGGAGCGGATCCTGCAGCGCACCCCGCTGAAACGCGTCGGTGAACCTGCCGAGGTCGCCTCGGCCATCGCGTTCCTCTGTATGACCAAGGCCTCCTTCATCACCGGGCATTGTCTGGTGGCTGATGGCGGGTTGCTGAGCCTGGGACTATAA
- a CDS encoding flavin reductase family protein: protein MKRFDPADLAVPDLHAHLVGAVGPRPVAFASTVDAEGRPNLSPFSFFNVFGANPPLLIFSPARRGRDNSTKDSYHNVKARPEVVINVVTYAMVHQASLASTEYPPGVNEFEKAGFTMLPSEKVRPFRVKESPVQFECVVKQVIETGTGGGAGNLVLCEVVLLHIDERVLDARGRIDQRRIDLVGRMGGHFYVRAHGEALFELPQPAREIGIGVDALPRDVRESAVLTGSDLGRLGSVLALPDETRVNEHKLTDLAELFIQHQGRSDELRTALHHRAHQLLLAGQVEQALLTVLAFNDR from the coding sequence ATGAAGCGCTTCGACCCCGCCGACCTGGCGGTGCCCGACCTGCACGCCCACCTCGTGGGGGCCGTAGGGCCGCGTCCCGTGGCCTTCGCCAGCACCGTGGATGCCGAAGGCCGTCCCAACCTGAGCCCGTTCAGCTTCTTCAACGTCTTCGGGGCCAATCCGCCGCTGCTCATTTTCAGTCCCGCCCGCCGTGGCCGCGACAACAGCACCAAGGACAGCTACCACAACGTGAAGGCCCGTCCCGAGGTGGTGATCAACGTGGTGACCTACGCGATGGTGCACCAGGCCTCGCTGGCGAGCACCGAATACCCGCCCGGGGTGAACGAATTCGAGAAGGCCGGCTTCACCATGCTGCCCTCCGAGAAGGTGCGCCCCTTCCGGGTGAAGGAGAGCCCGGTGCAGTTCGAATGTGTGGTGAAGCAGGTGATCGAGACAGGCACGGGCGGCGGAGCCGGCAACCTGGTGCTCTGCGAGGTGGTGCTCCTCCACATCGACGAGCGTGTGCTGGACGCCCGCGGCCGGATCGATCAGCGACGGATCGACCTGGTGGGTCGCATGGGCGGCCACTTCTATGTGCGCGCCCACGGGGAAGCCCTGTTCGAACTGCCCCAGCCCGCCCGCGAGATCGGCATCGGGGTGGACGCACTGCCCCGGGATGTGCGCGAAAGCGCCGTCCTCACCGGCAGTGACCTGGGCCGGCTCGGCTCCGTCCTGGCCCTGCCCGATGAGACCCGGGTGAACGAGCACAAGCTCACGGACCTCGCCGAGCTCTTCATCCAGCACCAGGGTCGCAGCGATGAGCTGCGCACCGCTCTGCACCACCGCGCTCACCAGCTCCTTCTGGCCGGCCAGGTGGAGCAAGCCCTGCTCACCGTGCTGGCCTTCAACGACCGATAA
- the clpX gene encoding ATP-dependent Clp protease ATP-binding subunit ClpX: MEKKEIKCSFCGRDKQDTNVLIAGITGHICDSCITQAQNIISEELSQRSRTEIEGSLILQRPADIKRMLDEYVIGQDEAKKVLSVAVYNHYKRLLQKPAAGHDDVEIEKSNIILVGETGTGKTLLARTIARMLNVPFCIADATVLTEAGYVGEDVESILSRLLQAADYDVSKAERGIVFIDEIDKISRKSDTPSITRDVSGEGVQQALLKLLEGSTVSVPPQGGRKHPEQKLIQVDTRNILFICGGAFDGIAKIIARRVKSTAVGYSASRDSARVNDEHLLQYVSPLDLRSYGLIPELIGRFPVLTYLDPLDKESLRRILTEPKNALIKQYVKLFEMDKVKLSFDKKVLDFIVEKAIDYKLGARGLRSICEAIMTDAMYEMPGSGERPADLRITLGYAREKFDRSRMSQLKVA; encoded by the coding sequence ATGGAGAAGAAAGAGATCAAGTGCTCGTTCTGCGGGCGCGACAAGCAGGACACCAATGTGCTGATCGCCGGCATCACCGGGCACATCTGCGACAGCTGCATCACCCAGGCGCAGAACATCATCAGCGAGGAGCTGAGCCAGCGTTCGCGCACCGAGATCGAAGGCAGCCTCATCCTCCAACGGCCCGCGGACATCAAGCGGATGCTGGACGAGTACGTCATCGGCCAGGACGAGGCCAAGAAGGTGCTGAGCGTGGCGGTGTACAACCATTACAAGCGCTTGCTCCAGAAGCCGGCCGCCGGGCATGACGATGTGGAGATCGAGAAGAGCAACATCATCCTGGTGGGGGAGACGGGCACGGGCAAGACCCTGCTGGCGCGCACCATCGCCCGCATGCTCAACGTGCCCTTCTGCATCGCCGACGCCACGGTGCTCACCGAGGCCGGCTACGTGGGCGAGGACGTGGAGAGCATCCTCAGCCGCCTGCTACAGGCAGCCGACTACGACGTGAGCAAGGCCGAGCGCGGCATCGTGTTCATCGACGAGATCGACAAGATCAGCCGCAAGAGCGACACGCCCAGCATCACCCGTGACGTGAGCGGGGAGGGCGTTCAGCAGGCCTTGCTGAAGCTGCTCGAGGGAAGCACCGTGAGCGTGCCTCCGCAGGGCGGCCGCAAGCACCCAGAGCAGAAGCTCATCCAGGTGGACACCCGTAACATCCTGTTCATCTGCGGAGGTGCCTTCGATGGCATCGCCAAGATCATCGCGCGCCGGGTGAAGAGCACCGCCGTGGGCTACAGCGCCAGCCGCGATAGCGCCCGGGTGAACGACGAGCACCTGCTTCAATACGTGAGCCCGCTGGACCTGCGCAGCTATGGGCTCATTCCCGAGCTCATCGGGCGCTTCCCGGTGCTCACCTACCTCGACCCGCTCGACAAGGAAAGCCTGCGACGCATCCTCACCGAGCCGAAGAACGCGCTCATCAAGCAGTACGTGAAGCTCTTCGAGATGGACAAGGTGAAGCTCAGCTTCGACAAGAAGGTGCTGGACTTCATCGTGGAGAAGGCGATCGATTACAAGCTGGGCGCCCGCGGCCTGCGCAGCATCTGTGAGGCCATCATGACGGATGCGATGTACGAGATGCCCGGTTCGGGCGAGCGCCCCGCCGATCTGCGCATCACCTTGGGTTATGCCCGCGAGAAGTTCGACCGCTCGCGGATGAGCCAGTTGAAGGTGGCCTGA
- a CDS encoding DUF2911 domain-containing protein, with protein sequence MQRILSFLATALPVALSAQQLPQSSPPGEVEQVIGLTEVEVDYSRPSARSRKVFGDLVPFGEIWRTGANACTRVELDGPVNVGGKAVAKGTYCLFTIPGANEWTFILNTDTALWGTDGYTADKDVLRVSAKPVTTTDHVETFTIGFEGVRDDKAMLELRWENTRVGIELSADATEQALANIKATMAKPDLKAGNYNRSARYCVDKGVMLPEALVWAEKAVSMDKKYWTLHTLALCQAANGKYKEAVTTANESMTMAQKENDPSYVKMNKARIEEWSTK encoded by the coding sequence ATGCAACGCATCCTCTCCTTTCTGGCGACGGCCCTGCCGGTCGCGCTCTCCGCTCAACAACTCCCTCAGTCCAGCCCGCCCGGTGAGGTGGAGCAGGTCATCGGCCTCACCGAGGTGGAAGTGGACTACTCGCGCCCGAGCGCGCGCTCGCGCAAGGTCTTCGGGGACCTCGTACCCTTCGGGGAGATCTGGCGGACCGGCGCCAACGCCTGCACACGGGTGGAGCTGGACGGCCCGGTGAACGTGGGCGGCAAGGCCGTGGCCAAGGGCACCTACTGCCTCTTCACCATCCCTGGCGCCAACGAATGGACCTTCATCCTAAATACGGATACGGCCTTGTGGGGCACCGACGGCTACACGGCCGACAAGGACGTGCTGCGGGTGTCGGCCAAGCCGGTGACCACCACGGACCATGTGGAGACCTTCACCATCGGTTTTGAAGGAGTGCGGGATGACAAAGCGATGCTGGAGCTGCGGTGGGAGAACACCCGGGTGGGCATCGAGCTCTCTGCGGACGCCACCGAGCAGGCCCTGGCCAACATCAAGGCCACCATGGCCAAGCCCGACCTGAAGGCCGGCAATTACAACCGCAGCGCACGGTACTGTGTGGACAAGGGCGTGATGCTGCCCGAGGCGCTGGTGTGGGCCGAGAAGGCCGTGTCGATGGACAAGAAGTATTGGACGTTGCACACCCTGGCGCTGTGCCAGGCCGCCAACGGAAAGTACAAGGAGGCGGTGACCACCGCCAACGAGAGCATGACCATGGCCCAGAAGGAGAACGACCCGAGCTACGTGAAGATGAACAAGGCGCGGATCGAGGAGTGGTCAACGAAGTGA